A genomic region of Branchiostoma lanceolatum isolate klBraLanc5 chromosome 4, klBraLanc5.hap2, whole genome shotgun sequence contains the following coding sequences:
- the LOC136432937 gene encoding testis-specific expressed protein 55-like: MASEVQEGDGAPASDDTSTQQGGTDKVLMTEQQTQQSHNDIPEATAEQQAADQEIRRELTSAGSDKGGPDIWEEELRDELLGYQSPMEDPYTRALKYVEKHQVMELFKGLTANIVYDRPADPLQFMLEKVEDLIKEREQKWAKEVETHKKEQQDS, encoded by the exons ATGGCGTCCGAAGTGCAGGAAGGGGACGGAGCTCCCGCTTCTGACGACACAAGTACTCAACAAGGAGGGACTGACAAAGTTTTAATGACGGAACAACAAACACAGCAGAGTCACAATGACATCCCGGAGGCCACTGCGGAACAGCAGGCGGCGGACCAGGAGATTCGGCGGGAGCTCACCTCAGCGGGGTCCGATAAGGGAGGGCCAGATATCTGGGAGGAAGAGTTGCGGGACGAATTGTTAGGGTACCAATCACCGATGGAGGATCCTTACACACGAGCGCTCAAGTACGTGGAAAAACACCAGGTCATGGAACTGTTTAAG GGTCTGACTGCCAACATCGTTTATGACCGTCCAGCCGACCCGCTGCAGTTCATGTTGGAGAAGGTAGAGGACCTGATCAAAGAGCGTGAGCAGAAATGGGCAAAGGAAGTGGAGACGCATAAGAAAGAGCAACAAGACTCATGA